The Actinocatenispora sera genome has a window encoding:
- a CDS encoding NAD(P)/FAD-dependent oxidoreductase, which translates to MSREIGTHYDVVIMGGGPGGSTLATQLARTTDLSVAIFDKVKFPREHIGESLAHPSTSAMQQIGVLDKVMNADFTVKKYGGIFYWDGTEPTAGFFDHAHWAEDGQSRFAFHVNREDLDNLLLRHAEEQGVHVFEETSVQGYTRLPGGCEVRLAGGRTVHGTFFVDASGRRNSITSPQRRQHLSAYRNIAVWQHYTGCRHGYSIDRDWNIFHDGSKSPIVCSAFEDGWGWFIPVPKKIDGRWVVTHSIGIVTVPEVLREDGKDFTDPDVFRKTIDRIPLIRDLATDGTPIRRKMSTATNYSMINDEFVNFDDKWLLVGDAAYFVDPLFSSGVAFAMHHALSAATLIRTAVDPNIPEQYKRDVWTDYDREWHAIAETYSLSIDQWYHAIGENHPQSVYWKSRGNTVDLGVREETFEILLSTAMDAELLRTMTKHSYAAEDLDPDGPYVRALGLADPGEPGDDDVVRIAEGATMRESLGLDLPGFKGNLPPVSFGVPAEYRDAVARYWSDPIAHGDALPSPMASPEVCHRFSVPGADREVRSFPDQDGGVVVWKALSSGPRTYRELRGELNEIQLNFIKLLMRAGVVEVATAGTAPAGPVPVPSAD; encoded by the coding sequence ATGAGCCGTGAGATCGGTACCCACTACGACGTCGTCATCATGGGTGGCGGGCCGGGCGGATCCACCCTGGCCACGCAGCTGGCCAGGACGACGGACCTGAGCGTCGCGATCTTCGACAAGGTCAAGTTCCCGCGGGAGCACATCGGCGAGTCGCTCGCGCACCCGTCGACCTCGGCGATGCAGCAGATCGGCGTGCTGGACAAGGTGATGAACGCCGACTTCACCGTCAAGAAGTACGGCGGCATCTTCTACTGGGACGGCACCGAGCCGACGGCCGGGTTCTTCGACCACGCGCACTGGGCCGAGGACGGGCAGTCCCGCTTCGCCTTCCATGTCAACCGGGAGGACCTCGACAACCTGCTCCTGCGGCACGCCGAGGAGCAGGGCGTGCACGTCTTCGAGGAGACCTCGGTGCAGGGCTACACGCGGCTGCCCGGCGGGTGCGAGGTGCGGCTCGCCGGCGGACGCACCGTGCACGGCACGTTCTTCGTCGACGCGTCCGGCCGCCGCAACAGCATCACCTCGCCGCAGCGGCGCCAGCACCTGTCGGCGTACCGCAACATCGCGGTGTGGCAGCACTACACGGGCTGCCGGCACGGTTACTCGATCGACCGCGACTGGAACATCTTCCACGACGGGTCCAAGTCGCCGATCGTGTGCTCGGCGTTCGAGGACGGCTGGGGCTGGTTCATCCCGGTACCGAAGAAGATCGACGGCCGCTGGGTGGTGACGCACTCGATCGGCATCGTGACGGTGCCCGAGGTGCTGCGCGAGGACGGGAAGGACTTCACCGATCCGGACGTGTTCCGCAAGACGATCGACCGGATCCCGCTGATCCGCGACCTCGCGACCGACGGTACGCCGATCCGGCGGAAGATGAGCACCGCGACGAACTACTCGATGATCAACGACGAGTTCGTCAACTTCGACGACAAGTGGCTGCTGGTCGGCGACGCCGCGTACTTCGTCGACCCGCTGTTCTCCTCCGGTGTCGCGTTCGCGATGCACCACGCGCTGTCCGCCGCCACCCTGATCCGCACCGCGGTCGACCCGAACATCCCGGAGCAGTACAAGCGGGACGTGTGGACCGACTACGACCGCGAGTGGCACGCCATCGCCGAGACGTACTCGCTGTCGATCGACCAGTGGTACCACGCGATCGGCGAGAACCACCCGCAGAGCGTGTACTGGAAGTCCCGCGGCAACACCGTCGATCTCGGCGTGCGCGAGGAGACGTTCGAGATCCTGCTGAGCACCGCGATGGACGCGGAACTGTTGCGCACCATGACCAAGCACAGCTACGCGGCCGAGGACCTCGACCCGGACGGCCCGTACGTGCGGGCGCTCGGCCTGGCCGACCCGGGGGAGCCGGGCGACGACGACGTGGTACGGATCGCCGAGGGCGCGACGATGCGGGAGAGTCTGGGGCTGGACCTGCCCGGCTTCAAGGGAAACCTGCCGCCGGTGTCGTTCGGCGTACCGGCGGAGTACCGGGACGCGGTCGCGCGGTACTGGAGCGACCCGATCGCGCACGGCGACGCGCTGCCGTCGCCGATGGCCAGTCCCGAGGTGTGCCACCGCTTCTCGGTACCCGGGGCGGACCGCGAGGTGCGCAGCTTCCCGGACCAGGACGGCGGTGTCGTGGTGTGGAAGGCGCTCTCGTCCGGCCCGCGTACCTACCGCGAGCTGCGCGGCGAGCTCAACGAGATCCAGCTCAACTTCATCAAGCTGCTGATGCGCGCCGGGGTCGTCGAGGTGGCGACGGCCGGGACCGCGCCGGCCGGGCCGGTACCGGTGCCGAGCGCCGACTGA
- a CDS encoding MFS transporter: MSNDYGKLLSIPYTKGFVVTGLVGRLPMSMLGISGILLVTSTVGSYTLAGMLSGSLLLAQSLTAAQRGRLVDRWGQRRVLLPIVLAHTGALTAILLCCLLHGPELLLLAFGFVAGTTFPSIGALVRSRWTDILSGPQAPPGAPALSVALSLESAIDELVYILGPLLATLLATSITGAAGFVGAMACTLVGGVLFATRKGGGDPHPRPAADSGSVLRIGGIRVVAAVCVALGTILGAVEATIVAYTKEHGHTGLSGPIVAAFSVGSLIAGLGYGSRTWRGNAANRFVLAIACVLVGMVPVMLAPNMGLLTAGVVVAGIALAPALIGAHELIQELVPAEKITEGYSWVQTTVGLGLGIGVSAAGTVTDRYGAHTSFLIAGAAAVLAVLMSLPFRRVLARAATPVQYRGTHRRAAWVPRHAIRGGQVR, encoded by the coding sequence TTGAGCAACGACTACGGCAAGCTGCTGTCGATCCCGTACACCAAGGGGTTCGTTGTCACCGGCCTCGTCGGCCGGCTGCCGATGTCGATGCTGGGCATCAGCGGCATCCTGCTCGTCACCTCGACCGTCGGCTCGTACACCCTGGCCGGCATGCTCAGCGGTTCGCTGCTGCTCGCGCAGTCGCTGACCGCGGCGCAGCGCGGTCGGCTGGTCGACCGGTGGGGGCAGCGGCGGGTACTGCTGCCGATCGTGCTCGCGCACACTGGTGCGCTGACCGCCATCCTGCTGTGCTGCCTGTTGCACGGGCCCGAGCTGTTGCTGCTGGCTTTCGGGTTCGTTGCCGGCACCACCTTCCCGTCGATCGGCGCGCTGGTGCGGTCGCGCTGGACCGACATCCTCAGCGGCCCGCAGGCGCCGCCCGGCGCACCCGCGCTGAGCGTGGCGCTGTCGCTGGAGTCCGCGATCGACGAGCTCGTCTACATCCTCGGCCCGCTGCTCGCCACGCTGCTGGCCACCTCGATCACCGGCGCCGCCGGCTTCGTCGGGGCGATGGCCTGCACGCTGGTCGGCGGCGTCCTGTTCGCCACCCGCAAGGGTGGCGGCGATCCGCACCCGCGGCCGGCGGCCGACTCCGGTTCGGTCCTGCGCATCGGCGGCATCCGGGTCGTCGCCGCGGTGTGCGTGGCGCTCGGCACCATCCTCGGTGCGGTCGAGGCCACGATCGTCGCCTACACCAAGGAACACGGCCACACCGGCCTGTCCGGACCGATCGTCGCCGCGTTCTCGGTCGGCAGCCTGATCGCCGGCCTGGGGTACGGCTCGCGTACCTGGCGGGGCAACGCGGCGAACCGCTTCGTGCTGGCGATCGCCTGCGTGCTGGTCGGCATGGTCCCGGTGATGCTCGCACCGAACATGGGCCTGCTGACCGCGGGCGTCGTCGTGGCCGGCATCGCGTTGGCGCCGGCGCTGATCGGCGCGCACGAGCTGATCCAGGAACTGGTACCGGCGGAGAAGATCACCGAGGGGTACTCCTGGGTGCAGACCACCGTCGGCCTCGGCCTCGGCATCGGCGTCAGCGCCGCCGGTACGGTCACCGACCGGTACGGCGCCCACACCTCGTTCCTGATCGCGGGCGCCGCCGCCGTGCTGGCCGTACTGATGTCGCTACCGTTTCGCCGGGTGCTGGCCCGCGCCGCGACGCCCGTGCAGTACCGGGGAACGCACCGGCGGGCCGCCTGGGTGCCGCGGCACGCGATCCGCGGCGGTCAGGTGAGGTAG
- a CDS encoding multicopper oxidase family protein: MSGPEAPEPAGDADRPTGPVRRAVLVGGLGAVGAALTGTWWCLTGRQQFAADAPEPAGTVGPHDAVVERTERHRHWSGRTSAITLTAQPGTLDLAGRQARTWLYGDGPMSAAVRIGAGDRLRARLVNRLDVATTVHWHGLRIRNDMDGVPGLTMPAVPAGGTFDYRFVVPDPGTYWLHSHVGVQRDRGLYAPLIVTDPHEPGDHDHDETVVLDDWTDGVGPTPDAILTELRSGRTGGPVRPVMAPSSPWGPMLSELTYPLHLANARPPEDPYVIRAKPGQRLRLRLINASAATPYRVAFAGHRMTVTHADGWPVRPTTVDTLLIGMAERYDVVVTVGDGAFGLVAAAEGGTGAARVVVRTGSGATPPPGERPAELTRRLLRYADLHPAAGSTLPTRPVDRTIRLLLSQGTSRRLTWLINDQAGPHGKPVTVRQGERVRIDLVNASAMAHPIHLHGHTFALADTGLRKDTVVVLPGKTTSIRLQADNPGRWMLHCHNAYHMELGMMTELDYLT; this comes from the coding sequence GTGTCCGGGCCCGAGGCGCCCGAGCCGGCCGGCGACGCGGACCGGCCGACTGGTCCGGTCCGGCGGGCCGTGCTGGTGGGCGGCCTCGGTGCGGTGGGTGCCGCGTTGACCGGCACCTGGTGGTGCCTGACCGGCCGGCAGCAGTTCGCGGCGGACGCGCCGGAACCCGCCGGTACGGTCGGCCCGCACGACGCCGTGGTGGAGCGCACCGAGCGGCACCGGCACTGGTCCGGGCGGACCAGTGCGATCACCCTGACCGCGCAGCCGGGCACCCTCGATCTCGCCGGGCGGCAGGCCCGCACCTGGCTCTACGGCGATGGTCCGATGTCCGCCGCGGTACGGATCGGGGCCGGCGACCGGTTGCGCGCCCGGCTGGTGAACCGGCTCGATGTGGCCACCACCGTGCACTGGCACGGGTTGCGCATCCGCAACGACATGGACGGCGTGCCTGGGCTCACGATGCCCGCGGTGCCGGCGGGCGGCACGTTCGACTACCGGTTCGTGGTGCCCGATCCGGGCACCTACTGGCTGCACTCGCACGTCGGGGTGCAACGCGACCGCGGGCTGTACGCACCGCTGATCGTCACCGACCCGCACGAGCCCGGCGACCACGACCACGACGAGACGGTCGTTCTGGACGACTGGACCGACGGCGTCGGCCCCACCCCGGACGCGATCCTCACCGAGCTGCGCTCCGGCCGCACCGGCGGCCCGGTGCGGCCGGTCATGGCGCCGTCGTCGCCGTGGGGGCCGATGCTGTCCGAGCTGACCTACCCGCTGCACCTGGCGAACGCCCGGCCGCCGGAGGACCCGTACGTGATCCGGGCGAAGCCGGGGCAGCGGTTGCGACTGCGGCTGATCAACGCCTCGGCGGCGACCCCGTACCGGGTCGCGTTCGCCGGACACCGGATGACCGTGACGCACGCCGACGGCTGGCCGGTACGACCGACCACAGTGGACACGTTGTTGATCGGCATGGCGGAGCGCTACGACGTGGTGGTCACCGTCGGCGACGGCGCGTTCGGCCTGGTGGCCGCGGCCGAGGGCGGCACGGGCGCCGCGCGGGTGGTGGTCCGGACCGGTTCCGGTGCGACACCGCCGCCGGGCGAGCGGCCGGCCGAGCTGACGCGCCGGCTGCTGCGCTACGCCGACCTGCATCCCGCGGCCGGCAGCACGCTGCCGACACGACCGGTGGACCGCACAATCCGGTTGCTGTTGAGCCAGGGCACGTCCCGCCGGCTGACCTGGCTGATCAACGACCAGGCGGGACCGCACGGCAAACCGGTGACCGTACGGCAGGGCGAGCGGGTGCGCATCGACCTGGTCAACGCGAGCGCGATGGCCCACCCGATCCACCTGCACGGCCACACGTTCGCGCTGGCCGACACCGGGCTGCGCAAGGACACCGTGGTCGTGCTGCCGGGCAAGACGACGTCGATCCGGCTGCAGGCCGACAATCCCGGCCGGTGGATGCTGCACTGCCACAACGCGTACCACATGGAGCTCGGGATGATGACCGAGCTCGACTACCTCACCTGA
- a CDS encoding cupredoxin domain-containing protein, which translates to MARNAYRPIGARLTTPAPGLRRAAAVAVAGLALLGGVAGCNARTPGSTAPQGSAGHHGASTSADPTPSATHSSARADGGGAGGQAQLVQLNATQQMRFQPSKVEVHPGRVTVRLHNTGSMPHQWQVKGIDGAEIAIVAGGETQSVTFSVPRTGSFRMECSWHAQHGMYGTFLVRGGHS; encoded by the coding sequence ATGGCGCGCAACGCATACCGACCGATCGGTGCTCGACTCACCACCCCGGCGCCGGGCCTTCGCCGGGCGGCCGCGGTCGCGGTCGCCGGCCTCGCCCTGCTGGGCGGCGTCGCCGGCTGCAACGCCAGGACGCCCGGCTCGACGGCCCCGCAGGGTTCGGCCGGACACCACGGTGCGTCCACCAGCGCGGACCCGACGCCGTCGGCGACCCACTCGTCGGCCCGCGCGGACGGCGGCGGCGCCGGTGGACAGGCCCAGCTCGTCCAGCTGAACGCGACCCAGCAGATGCGGTTCCAGCCGTCGAAGGTCGAGGTGCATCCGGGCCGGGTCACGGTGCGGCTGCACAACACCGGATCGATGCCGCACCAGTGGCAGGTCAAGGGCATCGACGGGGCCGAGATCGCCATCGTGGCCGGCGGCGAGACGCAGTCGGTGACGTTCTCGGTCCCGCGCACCGGCAGCTTCCGGATGGAGTGCTCCTGGCACGCCCAGCACGGGATGTACGGCACGTTCCTCGTGCGGGGCGGGCACAGCTAG
- a CDS encoding TetR/AcrR family transcriptional regulator has translation MPKEVDHEERRRELADAVCRVIARDGLAGVSLRVVADEAGWSIGSMRYYFTTKDELLEFALRRVDDRIEQRLDASCVQPTLLGRAHAVIDELLPLDVQRREEALVWLAFVSRATTDAKLAPMAAEVWSRLNEVFVGLLRAAVEAGELPADLDLVREGGRLQALIDGLVVHLVSAPTRIGAEQARELAHGHLDQLRAVSPEPDPA, from the coding sequence GTGCCCAAGGAAGTCGATCACGAGGAGCGTCGGCGAGAGCTGGCCGACGCGGTGTGCCGGGTCATCGCGCGAGACGGGCTGGCCGGCGTCTCGCTTCGCGTCGTCGCCGACGAGGCCGGTTGGTCGATCGGGTCGATGCGCTACTACTTCACGACCAAGGACGAGCTGCTCGAGTTCGCGCTGCGCCGGGTCGACGACCGCATCGAGCAGCGGCTCGACGCCTCGTGCGTTCAACCGACCCTGCTCGGCCGGGCGCACGCGGTGATCGACGAGCTGCTCCCGCTGGACGTGCAGCGCCGCGAGGAGGCGCTGGTCTGGTTGGCGTTCGTATCCCGGGCGACGACCGACGCCAAGCTGGCGCCCATGGCCGCCGAGGTGTGGAGCCGGCTCAACGAGGTGTTCGTCGGCCTGCTGCGGGCGGCGGTCGAGGCCGGCGAGCTGCCCGCCGACCTGGACCTGGTGCGGGAGGGCGGCCGGCTGCAGGCGTTGATCGACGGGCTCGTGGTGCACCTGGTCTCCGCGCCGACGCGGATCGGGGCCGAGCAGGCGCGCGAGCTCGCGCACGGCCATCTCGACCAGCTGAGGGCGGTGTCCCCCGAGCCGGACCCGGCCTGA
- a CDS encoding COG4315 family predicted lipoprotein: MAIRRSRVLLTVAIAVVVVLVGVAGLFVWAYQHFVDRERFTVADGAVTIEHHVVPKLGDILVTDKGYPLYMFPPDHQSEVTCTGNCAENWPPIVVPASARLKAGSGVRADLLGTRTAPNGKHVATYHGWPLYVFIGDDKPYKATGQGEVTDGGAWYVLNPAGDVVTAGGKHS; this comes from the coding sequence ATGGCCATACGCCGGTCCCGGGTCCTGCTCACCGTCGCGATCGCGGTCGTCGTCGTGCTCGTCGGCGTCGCCGGTCTCTTCGTCTGGGCCTACCAGCACTTCGTCGACCGGGAGCGGTTCACCGTCGCCGACGGCGCGGTGACCATCGAGCACCACGTGGTGCCGAAGCTCGGCGACATCCTCGTCACCGACAAGGGATACCCGCTCTACATGTTCCCGCCGGACCACCAGTCCGAGGTGACCTGCACCGGCAACTGTGCGGAGAACTGGCCACCGATCGTGGTGCCGGCCAGCGCCCGGCTCAAGGCCGGGTCGGGGGTGCGCGCCGACCTGCTCGGCACCCGGACCGCGCCGAACGGCAAGCACGTCGCGACGTACCACGGATGGCCGCTCTACGTGTTCATCGGAGACGACAAACCGTACAAAGCGACCGGCCAGGGCGAGGTCACCGACGGCGGCGCCTGGTACGTGCTGAACCCGGCCGGCGACGTCGTGACCGCCGGCGGAAAGCACAGCTGA
- the deoC gene encoding deoxyribose-phosphate aldolase, with protein MTATAASLRTFLHGLPGVDKVGADQRAATLATRSIKTTAKQWALDLAIRMVDLTTLEGADTPGKVRALCAKAMRPDPADRSCPPAAAVCVYPALVPTAVETVRGSSVRVASVATAFPSGQVPLPVKLEDVRAAVAAGADEVDMVIDRGAFLSGRYDEVFRQIVAVKEACGAAHLKVILETGELGSYDNVRRASWLAMLAGGDFIKTSTGKVSPAATLPVTLIMLEAVRDFRELTGRQIGVKPAGGIRSAKDAIRYLVLVNETAGDDWLDPAWFRFGASSLLNDLLMQRSKLATGRYAGPDYFTLD; from the coding sequence GTGACCGCGACCGCGGCGTCGCTGCGTACTTTCCTGCACGGCCTGCCGGGGGTGGACAAGGTCGGTGCCGACCAGCGGGCGGCAACGCTCGCCACCCGGTCGATCAAGACCACCGCCAAGCAGTGGGCGCTCGACCTCGCCATCCGGATGGTCGACCTGACCACCCTGGAGGGCGCGGACACCCCGGGCAAGGTCCGGGCGCTGTGCGCGAAGGCGATGCGCCCCGACCCGGCCGACCGCAGTTGCCCGCCGGCCGCCGCGGTCTGCGTCTACCCGGCGCTGGTGCCCACCGCGGTCGAGACCGTCCGTGGCTCCTCGGTCCGGGTCGCCAGCGTCGCGACCGCCTTCCCGTCCGGGCAGGTGCCGCTGCCGGTGAAGCTCGAGGACGTGCGGGCCGCGGTGGCGGCCGGCGCCGACGAGGTCGACATGGTGATCGACCGCGGCGCGTTCCTCTCCGGCCGGTACGACGAGGTCTTCCGCCAGATCGTCGCGGTCAAGGAGGCGTGCGGCGCGGCCCACCTCAAGGTCATCCTCGAAACCGGCGAGCTGGGCAGCTACGACAACGTGCGGCGCGCATCGTGGCTCGCGATGCTGGCCGGCGGCGACTTCATCAAGACCTCCACCGGCAAGGTGTCGCCGGCGGCGACGCTGCCGGTCACGCTGATCATGCTGGAGGCCGTGCGCGACTTCCGCGAGCTGACCGGCCGGCAGATCGGCGTCAAGCCGGCCGGCGGGATCCGCTCGGCCAAGGACGCGATCCGCTACCTGGTCCTGGTCAACGAGACCGCCGGGGACGACTGGCTCGACCCGGCCTGGTTCCGGTTCGGCGCCTCGTCGCTGCTCAACGACCTGCTGATGCAGCGCAGCAAGCTCGCCACCGGCCGGTACGCCGGCCCCGACTACTTCACCCTGGACTGA
- a CDS encoding aldehyde dehydrogenase family protein, with protein MAFEYAPAPESRSIVDIRPAYGLFVNGEFVAPADGESMKTVDPATEEVLAEVGVAGPADVDRAVAAARTAYQRVWGPMPGAERAKYLYRIARIIQERARELAVLESIDNGKPIRESRDVDIPLVAAHFFYYAGWADKLGYAGFGANPQPLGVAGQVIPWNFPLLMLAWKIAPALAAGNTVVLKPAETTPLTALLFAEICQQADLPAGVVNILTGAGDTGRALVEHGDVDKVAFTGSTEVGRQIARSVAGTRKRVTLELGGKAANIVFADAALDQAVEGIVNGIFFNQGHVCCAGSRLLVEESVSEELLARLKRRMTTLRVGDPLDKNTDVGAINSAEQLAKIRALTEIGEQEGGQRWSAPCPLPDRGFWFSPTVFTEVTQAHRIAREEIFGPVLSVLTFRTPDEAVVKANNTPYGLSAGIWTEKGSRILWLADRLRAGVVWANTFNKFDPTSPFGGYQESGYGREGGRHGLEAYLAH; from the coding sequence ATGGCCTTCGAATACGCACCGGCACCCGAATCCCGGTCCATTGTGGACATTCGCCCGGCGTACGGGCTGTTCGTGAACGGCGAGTTCGTCGCACCGGCCGACGGTGAGTCGATGAAGACGGTCGACCCGGCCACCGAGGAGGTGCTCGCCGAGGTGGGCGTCGCCGGCCCCGCCGACGTGGATCGCGCCGTGGCCGCCGCCCGCACCGCGTACCAGCGGGTCTGGGGGCCGATGCCCGGCGCCGAGCGGGCCAAGTACCTCTACCGGATCGCCCGGATCATCCAGGAGCGGGCCCGCGAGCTGGCGGTGCTGGAGTCGATCGACAACGGCAAGCCGATCCGCGAGTCCCGCGACGTCGACATCCCGCTGGTCGCCGCGCACTTCTTCTACTACGCCGGCTGGGCGGACAAGCTCGGCTACGCCGGGTTCGGCGCGAACCCGCAGCCGCTCGGGGTGGCCGGCCAGGTCATCCCGTGGAACTTCCCGCTGCTGATGCTGGCGTGGAAGATCGCCCCGGCGCTCGCCGCCGGCAACACGGTCGTGCTCAAGCCGGCCGAGACCACGCCGCTGACCGCGCTGCTGTTCGCCGAGATCTGCCAGCAGGCCGACCTGCCGGCCGGCGTGGTCAACATCCTGACCGGCGCCGGTGACACCGGCCGCGCGCTGGTCGAGCACGGCGACGTGGACAAGGTCGCGTTCACCGGATCCACCGAGGTGGGGCGGCAGATCGCCCGCTCGGTGGCCGGCACCCGCAAGCGGGTCACCCTGGAGCTCGGCGGCAAGGCGGCGAACATCGTGTTCGCCGACGCGGCGCTCGATCAGGCGGTCGAGGGCATCGTCAACGGCATCTTCTTCAACCAGGGCCACGTCTGCTGCGCCGGCTCGCGGCTGCTGGTCGAGGAGTCGGTGTCGGAGGAGTTGCTGGCCCGGCTGAAGCGGCGGATGACCACGCTGCGGGTCGGCGACCCGCTGGACAAGAACACCGACGTCGGCGCGATCAACTCGGCCGAGCAGCTGGCGAAGATCCGCGCCCTGACCGAGATCGGCGAGCAGGAGGGCGGGCAGCGCTGGAGCGCGCCGTGCCCGCTGCCGGATCGCGGCTTCTGGTTCTCCCCCACCGTGTTCACCGAGGTCACCCAGGCGCACCGGATCGCCCGGGAGGAGATCTTCGGGCCGGTGCTGTCGGTACTGACGTTCCGCACCCCGGACGAGGCCGTGGTCAAGGCCAACAACACGCCCTACGGGCTGTCCGCCGGGATCTGGACCGAGAAGGGCTCCCGCATCCTCTGGCTCGCCGACCGGCTGCGCGCCGGCGTCGTCTGGGCCAACACGTTCAACAAGTTCGACCCGACCAGCCCGTTCGGCGGGTACCAGGAGTCCGGTTACGGCCGTGAGGGCGGCCGGCACGGCTTGGAGGCCTACCTTGCCCACTGA
- a CDS encoding aldehyde dehydrogenase family protein produces the protein MPTEQKTAPARLAVRKTYKLFVGGKFPRSESGRSYPVQGADGEFVANAALASRKDVRDAVVAARKAFGGWSGATAYNRGQILYRIAEMLEGRRDQFADEVRTARGGTRSAARADVDAAIDRWVWYAGWSDKIAQVRGNANPVAGPYFNLSAPEPTGVVGVVAPAEPLLGLVSVLAPAIVTGNTVVLLASETRPLPAITLAEVLATSDLPGGVVNLLTGRVAETAPWLAGHADVNALDLTGVDDSELAVELERSAADTLKRVLRPPLADVDWKAEPGTERLTTFLETKTVWHPKGA, from the coding sequence TTGCCCACTGAGCAGAAGACAGCGCCGGCACGGCTGGCGGTGCGCAAGACGTACAAGCTGTTCGTGGGCGGGAAGTTCCCGCGCAGCGAGTCGGGGAGGTCGTACCCGGTGCAGGGCGCCGACGGCGAGTTCGTGGCGAACGCGGCGCTCGCCTCCCGCAAGGACGTCCGGGACGCGGTCGTCGCCGCCCGCAAGGCGTTCGGCGGCTGGTCCGGTGCCACCGCGTACAACCGGGGGCAGATCCTCTACCGCATCGCCGAGATGCTGGAGGGCCGGCGCGACCAGTTCGCCGACGAGGTGCGCACCGCCCGGGGCGGCACCCGGTCCGCCGCCCGCGCCGACGTGGACGCCGCGATCGACCGCTGGGTGTGGTACGCGGGCTGGTCGGACAAGATCGCCCAGGTGCGCGGCAACGCCAACCCGGTCGCCGGGCCGTACTTCAACCTGTCCGCACCGGAGCCGACCGGCGTGGTGGGTGTCGTCGCGCCGGCCGAACCGCTGCTCGGCCTGGTCTCGGTGCTCGCGCCGGCCATCGTCACCGGCAACACCGTGGTGCTGCTGGCGAGCGAGACCCGGCCGTTACCAGCGATCACCCTGGCCGAGGTGCTGGCCACCTCCGACCTGCCCGGTGGCGTGGTCAACCTGCTCACCGGCCGGGTCGCCGAGACGGCGCCGTGGCTCGCCGGGCACGCCGACGTCAACGCGCTGGATCTGACCGGCGTCGACGACTCGGAGCTGGCCGTCGAGCTGGAACGCAGCGCCGCCGACACGCTCAAGCGGGTGCTCCGCCCCCCGCTCGCCGACGTCGACTGGAAGGCCGAGCCGGGAACCGAGCGGCTCACCACGTTCCTGGAGACCAAGACGGTCTGGCACCCCAAGGGCGCCTGA
- a CDS encoding DUF4261 domain-containing protein has protein sequence MAVDLCYPDLPDIDPRALTVRIRSALPGTMLVWAGPTNLLLRHERADPANPYRPDPADILGLPPEHHPFTEADRYRDDHLLHTVAFGTEPPAERDLSQCWAWPDASATLVRCRYQITISQPLGRSRDSAERVQALRATVDTAIALARPLATWWPASQQALPPGALVTHPLTGVVNIRLFRSMSDPEVTLTDTLGLYTLGLPDVQCQSRNLDPNRLSDLLFELAEYLCKHGDVLRPGSPVPGLSTDQQFVPSRQPAMVPPHRMVIDLDPGPGYRP, from the coding sequence ATGGCAGTCGACCTGTGCTACCCCGACCTGCCCGACATCGACCCGCGCGCGCTGACCGTCCGGATCAGATCCGCGTTGCCCGGCACGATGCTCGTGTGGGCCGGGCCGACGAACCTGCTGTTGCGACATGAGCGGGCCGATCCGGCCAACCCGTACCGGCCGGATCCGGCCGACATCCTGGGCCTGCCGCCCGAGCATCACCCGTTCACCGAGGCCGACCGGTACCGGGACGACCACCTGCTGCACACGGTCGCGTTCGGTACCGAGCCGCCGGCCGAGCGCGACCTGAGCCAGTGCTGGGCCTGGCCGGACGCGAGCGCCACGCTGGTGCGCTGCCGGTACCAGATCACGATCAGCCAACCGTTGGGCCGCAGCCGCGACAGCGCCGAGCGGGTGCAGGCGCTGCGGGCAACGGTGGACACCGCGATCGCGCTGGCCCGGCCGCTCGCCACCTGGTGGCCGGCCAGCCAGCAGGCGTTGCCGCCCGGCGCGCTGGTGACGCACCCGCTGACCGGTGTGGTCAACATCCGGCTGTTCCGGTCCATGTCCGATCCGGAGGTCACCCTCACCGACACCCTCGGCCTGTACACCCTGGGCCTGCCCGATGTGCAGTGCCAGTCCCGGAACCTGGATCCCAACCGGCTGTCCGACCTGCTGTTCGAGCTGGCCGAGTACCTCTGCAAGCACGGCGACGTGCTGCGGCCGGGCAGCCCGGTGCCGGGGCTGAGCACCGACCAGCAGTTCGTCCCGAGCCGGCAGCCGGCGATGGTGCCGCCGCACCGGATGGTGATCGACCTCGACCCCGGCCCCGGCTACCGCCCCTGA